Proteins found in one Deinococcus sp. Leaf326 genomic segment:
- a CDS encoding DNA-primase RepB domain-containing protein, translating into MIPTDQSASEDATTLTVLSDSTDVHAAEGPSTEDFLRALAPETAPRVTVQTFKEAPEAKRPDLIQIIHFDVSEYDEHLPRLQELNRAGAGIFVTVNETNGAGRKAKDVQTCRAQMLDLDGAPLPTNWAIEPSIVVESSPAKYHVYWLLRDGDLARFTDIQEKLAAQYGGDPAVKDVARVMRLPAQ; encoded by the coding sequence ATGATCCCCACCGACCAGTCAGCCAGTGAGGACGCAACCACCCTCACTGTACTCAGTGATTCCACTGACGTACACGCCGCCGAGGGACCATCCACCGAAGATTTTCTGCGAGCCTTGGCTCCCGAAACCGCTCCCCGTGTCACAGTGCAGACCTTCAAGGAAGCACCCGAAGCCAAACGGCCGGACTTGATTCAGATCATTCACTTCGATGTTTCGGAATACGACGAGCACCTTCCTCGACTCCAAGAACTCAATCGTGCTGGGGCTGGCATCTTTGTCACAGTCAATGAGACGAATGGCGCTGGCCGCAAAGCGAAGGACGTTCAGACCTGCCGTGCCCAGATGCTCGACTTGGATGGAGCACCTTTGCCTACCAATTGGGCAATAGAGCCGTCTATCGTCGTCGAGAGCAGCCCAGCGAAATACCACGTCTACTGGCTACTCCGCGACGGTGACCTAGCTCGATTCACCGACATCCAGGAGAAGTTGGCTGCGCAATATGGCGGCGATCCCGCCGTCAAAGATGTAGCTCGCGTCATGCGGTTGCCTGCTCAGTAG
- a CDS encoding helix-turn-helix domain-containing protein, whose product MSTVLLSVREAAKRLAVHPKTIRALIHTGQLRVVRPLGTIFRIPEEELERWVQAQIYGDRKR is encoded by the coding sequence ATGTCTACTGTGCTTTTGAGTGTCAGAGAGGCGGCCAAGCGTCTTGCCGTCCACCCGAAAACCATTCGTGCCCTGATCCACACAGGTCAGCTCAGGGTCGTTCGTCCACTGGGCACCATCTTCCGCATCCCGGAGGAAGAGCTTGAGCGTTGGGTTCAGGCACAGATTTACGGAGACCGTAAAAGATGA